In a single window of the Nicotiana tomentosiformis chromosome 10, ASM39032v3, whole genome shotgun sequence genome:
- the LOC138900303 gene encoding uncharacterized protein has product MASDAVIIGIISVCGREASVLFNQGSTYLYVSSLFAHFLDIPRESLGTHVYLSTPVGDSVVVDRIYRSCVVIFYGYETRADLLLLDMTDFEVILGMDCLSPYHAILKCHAKTVTLAIPKLPKLEWKEYVRDTTPESPAIVSVQVVWEFSDVFASDLPGIPPDHDIDFCINLALGTQSIFIPPYHMDPKEFKELKEQHEELLAKGFVRPSVLPWGAPVLFVKKKEGTIADVH; this is encoded by the exons ATGgcttcagatgccgtgatcataggtattatttctgtttgcggtagGGAAGCTTCAGTACTATTTAATCAAGGGTCTACCTATttgtatgtgtcatctctatttgctcattttctggatattcctcgcgagtccttgggtactcatgtttatctgtccactcctgtgggcgattctgttgttgtggatcggatctatcggtcctgtgtggtcatATTCTATGGATAcgagactagagcagatcttctattgcttgatatgaccgactttgaggtcatcctgggcatggactgtctatccccatatcacgccatccttaaATGCCacgccaagactgttaccttagcgatACCAAAGTTACCtaaattggagtggaagg agtatgttcgggatactactccAGAGTCTCCGGCGATTGTTTCAGTACAAGTAGtctgggagttctctgatgtgtttgcttctgatcttccaggcattccaccagatcatgatatcgacttctgtattAACTTGGCTCTAGGTACCCAGTCTATATTTATCCCACCGTACCATATGGATCCAAAAGAGTtcaaggagttgaaggagcagcatgaggagttgctagcaaaggggttcgtcaggccaaGTGTcttaccttggggtgcaccagtgttatttgtaaagaagaaagaggggactattgcagatgtgcattga